A single region of the Methanolacinia paynteri genome encodes:
- a CDS encoding TIGR04013 family B12-binding domain/radical SAM domain-containing protein yields the protein MIVNWRKIRWARNSFAVLYAACEKEGIILRETDGPENDITLYSLNSVDAPHYMDEIRDAECITIVGGPHPSALPGEMAEVADYVVVGEGEYVLPKLLKTIMSDPNHPAMRPLPGVATKNGFIPNDRCVLLDYYPPFTQAKSAVEISRGCPFRCGYCQTPRLFGGCMRHRSVDEIVNASKIYTDVRFLTPNALAYGSNGREFLPEKVEKLLSSFSKDQNLYLGTFPSEVRPEFINDEAIDLIDKYCANKKIHFGAQSGSERVLSFLHRGHTCGDVIRAVELCHERGFAPVVDYIVGIPFETEEDQIATVEQMRWLSRFGKIHAHYFTPLPGTPLAGTEPSELIPEVNALLGKLSLSGKVTGHWHDAKSRFFGKKQASGDS from the coding sequence ATGATAGTTAACTGGAGGAAGATCAGGTGGGCGAGGAATTCTTTTGCAGTGTTGTATGCCGCCTGCGAAAAAGAAGGAATAATCCTCCGGGAGACCGACGGCCCTGAGAATGATATTACCTTATACAGCCTGAACTCGGTTGATGCTCCTCATTATATGGATGAGATAAGGGATGCCGAATGTATAACAATCGTCGGTGGCCCTCACCCGTCTGCACTTCCGGGGGAGATGGCTGAAGTTGCAGACTATGTCGTGGTGGGAGAGGGAGAATATGTCCTGCCTAAACTTCTGAAGACGATAATGTCGGATCCGAATCATCCGGCCATGCGGCCGCTGCCGGGTGTGGCGACGAAAAACGGATTCATACCGAATGACAGATGTGTTCTTCTTGATTATTACCCCCCGTTTACGCAGGCGAAGAGTGCAGTCGAGATATCCAGGGGATGTCCTTTCAGGTGCGGGTACTGCCAGACGCCGAGGCTCTTCGGGGGATGCATGAGGCACAGGTCGGTTGATGAGATTGTGAATGCATCAAAGATCTATACGGACGTGAGATTTCTCACTCCCAACGCACTTGCCTATGGTTCGAACGGAAGGGAATTCCTGCCTGAGAAAGTAGAAAAGCTTCTTTCTTCATTTTCGAAAGACCAGAATCTCTATCTTGGAACATTCCCTAGTGAAGTCCGGCCCGAATTCATTAACGATGAGGCGATAGATCTCATCGATAAGTACTGTGCTAATAAAAAAATTCATTTTGGGGCGCAGTCGGGGAGTGAAAGGGTTCTCTCTTTTTTGCACCGTGGTCATACGTGTGGTGATGTAATCCGGGCCGTTGAGTTATGCCACGAGAGAGGCTTTGCTCCTGTCGTCGATTACATTGTCGGAATTCCGTTCGAGACAGAAGAGGACCAGATAGCGACTGTCGAACAGATGAGGTGGTTATCGCGTTTCGGGAAGATCCATGCTCATTATTTCACCCCGCTTCCGGGAACTCCCCTTGCAGGAACGGAACCGTCGGAACTTATACCGGAAGTGAACGCCCTGCTTGGGAAACTTTCCCTCTCCGGAAAAGTTACAGGGCACTGGCATGATGCCAAATCCCGTTTCTTCGGGAAAAAACAGGCTTCCGGTGATTCTTGA
- a CDS encoding mRNA surveillance protein pelota: MKAEFGDMKNSFGEIRLFPENTDDLWHIGHIIRESDLVFATTFRSLDSATDKARPEKMEKKPVRLGIRVEKVEFHHNANRLRISGVIEHGPDTGFHHTINLEAGFEISVIKNWRKIDMERIDRAVKASVTGVVHIVAIEEGEAEIYRIRQFGPERFTTISGGSGKREGLDMRTGFFDEILSNLSNVTGPVVVAGPGFIKEDFMKYLEGKDRDLVSRCVVADTRRIGRGAVQEVIGQGVLNRISEDIQLAREVSCMDELITRISSSGNAAYGINEVENAVAMGAADEVLVTDEMIRDLRVSELLDKAENMRAKITVLSSEFEPGKQLDALGGIAALLRYSIG, encoded by the coding sequence ATGAAGGCCGAGTTCGGCGACATGAAAAATTCATTCGGAGAGATCAGGCTGTTTCCCGAGAATACGGACGACCTCTGGCATATCGGCCATATCATCAGGGAGAGTGATCTTGTCTTTGCCACGACCTTCAGGAGCCTTGACTCCGCAACAGACAAGGCAAGACCGGAAAAGATGGAGAAAAAACCTGTCAGGCTCGGGATAAGAGTCGAGAAGGTTGAGTTTCATCACAATGCAAACAGGTTGAGGATCAGCGGGGTCATCGAGCACGGCCCTGATACAGGATTCCATCATACTATAAATCTTGAAGCGGGATTCGAGATCTCGGTTATAAAGAACTGGAGAAAGATCGATATGGAAAGGATCGACCGGGCCGTTAAGGCATCCGTGACCGGTGTAGTTCATATCGTGGCGATCGAAGAAGGCGAGGCAGAGATCTACAGGATACGGCAGTTCGGCCCGGAAAGATTTACAACGATCTCCGGGGGCTCGGGAAAACGGGAAGGACTGGATATGCGAACAGGTTTCTTCGACGAGATCTTATCAAACCTTTCGAATGTCACGGGACCGGTTGTCGTTGCCGGGCCGGGATTCATAAAAGAAGATTTCATGAAATATCTCGAAGGAAAAGACAGGGATCTTGTTTCAAGATGTGTGGTCGCCGACACTAGGAGGATCGGCAGGGGTGCCGTACAGGAGGTCATCGGCCAGGGAGTCCTGAACCGGATCTCGGAGGATATCCAGCTTGCCCGTGAAGTTTCATGCATGGACGAACTTATCACCAGGATCTCATCCAGTGGAAATGCTGCGTACGGTATTAATGAGGTTGAAAATGCAGTAGCGATGGGAGCCGCAGACGAGGTACTTGTAACGGACGAGATGATAAGGGATTTACGGGTCTCCGAACTGCTCGACAAAGCAGAGAATATGCGTGCAAAGATAACAGTACTCTCGTCAGAATTCGAACCTGGAAAACAGCTCGATGCTCTCGGCGGGATCGCAGCTCTGCTAAGGTATTCCATCGGCTGA
- a CDS encoding proteasome-activating nucleotidase, with protein sequence MADKPVEIDPEKEQDVTKYLLDRISGLETRNLELREEIRQLESEKRFIDNQKLRYEREIRKLKGEVDKLRSPPLIIGTISDVATDNRVIVQSSAGPRFMVRASGFIDAKDLKPGVRCTLNQQSLTIVDILPASFDSQIYGMEVEDPPLETYGDIGGLEIQINEIREAIELPLKRPEIFEKIGISPPKGVLLYGPPGTGKTLLARAVAHETNAKFLRVVGSELVQKYIGEGARLVRELFEHAKMNAPSIIFIDEIDAIGAHRTESITSGDREVQRTLMQLLADLDGFDNRGDVKIIGATNRIDILDPALLRPGRFDRMIEIPLPDIEGRLAILKIHTKRMNLQKNVDLSEVAALTEGKNGSDLRAICTEAGMFAIRMEKEDVDMNDFIKAIDKIRHDVKQGLGDLSDGAMFA encoded by the coding sequence ATGGCCGATAAACCAGTTGAAATTGATCCTGAGAAAGAGCAGGATGTCACAAAATATCTTCTCGACAGGATTTCGGGTCTTGAGACCAGGAATCTGGAGCTTCGTGAAGAGATCAGGCAGCTCGAATCGGAAAAGAGGTTCATCGACAACCAGAAACTCAGGTATGAGCGTGAGATCCGCAAACTGAAGGGGGAGGTCGACAAACTAAGGAGCCCGCCGTTGATAATCGGCACTATATCGGATGTGGCCACGGACAACAGGGTAATTGTCCAGTCGAGTGCAGGGCCGAGATTTATGGTTAGGGCATCCGGGTTTATCGATGCAAAAGATCTAAAACCGGGCGTACGCTGTACGCTCAACCAGCAGTCGCTGACAATTGTCGATATCCTTCCTGCATCCTTTGACTCCCAGATATACGGGATGGAGGTCGAGGACCCGCCATTAGAGACTTATGGCGATATAGGCGGGCTTGAAATACAGATAAACGAGATCCGGGAGGCTATAGAGCTACCGCTTAAGAGGCCGGAGATCTTTGAAAAGATTGGAATATCTCCGCCGAAGGGTGTCCTTCTCTACGGTCCTCCGGGGACAGGAAAGACACTCCTTGCAAGAGCTGTTGCTCATGAGACTAATGCCAAATTCTTAAGAGTCGTCGGTTCCGAGCTGGTCCAGAAGTATATCGGTGAAGGCGCCCGTCTTGTAAGAGAGCTCTTCGAGCATGCGAAGATGAACGCACCTTCTATAATATTCATCGATGAGATAGATGCGATTGGGGCACACAGGACGGAAAGCATCACCTCAGGTGACCGTGAAGTCCAGAGAACCCTGATGCAATTACTGGCCGACCTCGACGGGTTCGATAACCGCGGTGATGTTAAGATCATCGGAGCCACAAACAGGATCGACATTCTCGATCCTGCACTCCTGAGACCCGGGCGCTTTGACCGAATGATCGAGATCCCGCTCCCTGATATTGAAGGACGCCTTGCGATACTTAAGATCCATACAAAGAGAATGAACCTCCAGAAGAACGTTGATCTCTCAGAGGTTGCCGCCCTTACCGAAGGGAAGAACGGTTCGGATCTGAGAGCTATATGCACTGAAGCAGGAATGTTTGCCATCAGGATGGAAAAGGAAGATGTCGATATGAACGATTTCATAAAGGCGATTGACAAGATCCGTCACGACGTCAAGCAGGGTCTGGGCGATCTCTCGGACGGCGCGATGTTCGCCTGA
- a CDS encoding TIGR04084 family radical SAM/SPASM domain-containing protein produces MYYHLIVNDECNLNCSYCRGKEFFSCESDLESFDECVLLPSSPEYSPENLYSFLKKDDEPGILFYGGEPTLRPDLLIGFMDKMPSFRFSIYTNGLLIRNLPPGYIRRLDTILLSIDGDRRTTDGYRGEEVYDGLMKSIKYINDSGFPGEIVARMTVAEKTDIYESVTFLADNKDYTFSSIHWQMDANFWYDFSERPGFREWIEESYNPGIARLAKKWLGLIRESGVVPRWYPFCGLVYDILTGSGGTTAPMRCGAGHMNYAIQTDGNIVPCPCMVGMRDFYAGNIFDSDPKNLKKTEPGGDCLECDIAGFCGGRCLYSNVIRPWPEEGRRLVYGSVLNLKSAVESVISEIQEMIGQGLISAEDFRINKYNGCEIIP; encoded by the coding sequence TTGTATTATCACCTTATTGTAAACGACGAGTGTAACCTGAACTGTTCTTATTGCCGTGGCAAGGAATTTTTCTCATGTGAGTCGGATTTGGAATCGTTTGACGAGTGTGTTTTACTTCCCTCGTCACCTGAATACAGCCCCGAGAACCTGTATTCATTCCTGAAAAAAGATGATGAGCCGGGTATACTGTTCTATGGGGGAGAGCCGACCCTGAGGCCGGATCTGCTTATAGGTTTCATGGATAAGATGCCCTCGTTCAGGTTTTCCATTTATACGAATGGGCTGTTGATCAGGAATTTACCTCCCGGGTACATCCGCAGACTGGATACTATACTACTCTCGATCGACGGCGACAGGAGAACCACAGACGGTTACCGTGGAGAAGAAGTATATGACGGTTTAATGAAGTCTATCAAATATATCAATGATTCAGGTTTCCCAGGTGAGATTGTCGCGAGGATGACCGTTGCGGAGAAGACGGATATATATGAGTCGGTAACCTTCCTTGCAGACAACAAGGATTATACATTTAGTTCGATACACTGGCAGATGGACGCCAATTTCTGGTATGACTTCTCCGAAAGGCCGGGATTTCGCGAATGGATCGAAGAGTCATACAATCCGGGAATCGCCAGGCTTGCAAAAAAGTGGCTTGGGCTGATAAGAGAGAGCGGAGTTGTGCCCCGCTGGTATCCGTTCTGCGGGCTGGTTTACGATATCCTTACGGGTTCCGGCGGGACGACTGCTCCTATGCGGTGCGGTGCGGGGCATATGAATTATGCCATACAGACCGACGGAAACATCGTTCCCTGCCCGTGCATGGTGGGGATGAGGGACTTTTACGCGGGAAACATTTTCGATTCCGATCCGAAAAACCTGAAGAAGACAGAACCTGGTGGTGACTGTCTGGAATGTGATATCGCGGGTTTCTGTGGTGGGAGGTGCCTGTATTCGAATGTTATCCGTCCCTGGCCGGAAGAGGGAAGGCGGCTGGTCTACGGGAGTGTTTTAAATCTAAAATCGGCAGTTGAATCGGTGATTTCTGAAATACAGGAGATGATCGGGCAGGGCTTAATCTCTGCTGAAGATTTCCGCATCAATAAATATAACGGGTGTGAGATAATCCCTTAG
- a CDS encoding DUF126 domain-containing protein, with product MSFTIMARGISGGKGTGELLVSGEAISFLSGVDPETGIVIESGHPLEGKSIGGKVLAFPHGKGSTVGSYIIYALRRNGKAPSAIINIEAETIIAVGAIIADIPMVDKPEKPISGIPEGSVVTVNGDTGEIIVE from the coding sequence ATGTCTTTTACAATTATGGCCAGAGGTATATCCGGGGGTAAGGGTACAGGCGAGCTATTGGTTAGCGGTGAGGCGATCTCGTTCTTATCCGGCGTCGATCCCGAGACAGGCATTGTAATTGAATCAGGCCATCCTCTTGAAGGCAAATCCATCGGGGGAAAGGTGCTTGCGTTTCCGCACGGCAAAGGCTCGACTGTAGGGTCCTATATTATCTATGCCCTGCGTCGAAACGGGAAAGCCCCGAGTGCCATAATAAATATTGAGGCTGAAACGATTATCGCGGTCGGTGCAATAATCGCAGATATTCCCATGGTGGACAAACCCGAGAAACCGATCTCCGGGATTCCTGAAGGTTCAGTCGTAACAGTAAACGGCGATACCGGCGAAATTATTGTAGAATAA
- the cyaB gene encoding class IV adenylate cyclase: MFEVEAKIKVGSTGPIRTRLIEKGAVFGKKSRQTDTYFNSPFRDFAKSDEALRIRSEDGFSEITYKGPKVRGTGAKAREEFNVEVSDPKNLAEILTKIGFFRSAEVFKTREEFRFMETNVALDSVDNLGEFIEIEVITDDRESTLEKIENVRKELEITGEHIPESYLEMILNRINK; this comes from the coding sequence ATGTTTGAAGTCGAGGCCAAGATAAAAGTCGGTTCTACAGGCCCGATAAGAACCAGACTAATAGAAAAGGGAGCGGTATTTGGTAAAAAAAGCAGGCAGACAGACACCTACTTCAACTCACCATTCAGAGACTTCGCCAAATCTGATGAGGCACTTCGGATACGCAGCGAGGACGGGTTTTCGGAGATTACATACAAAGGTCCGAAGGTCCGGGGAACCGGAGCAAAGGCAAGGGAGGAGTTCAATGTCGAGGTTTCAGATCCAAAAAACCTGGCAGAAATTCTGACGAAAATCGGTTTTTTTAGAAGTGCCGAAGTGTTCAAGACAAGAGAAGAGTTCAGGTTTATGGAGACAAACGTTGCTCTTGACAGTGTTGATAATCTCGGGGAATTTATTGAAATAGAAGTTATAACGGATGACAGGGAATCCACACTCGAAAAAATAGAAAATGTCAGGAAGGAACTTGAAATTACCGGGGAACATATTCCCGAATCCTATCTTGAGATGATACTTAACAGAATCAATAAATAA
- a CDS encoding proteasome-activating nucleotidase, translated as MDDTLFESHENIDISKLNLQELSEQLRDLEAKLNILTRETARLEKENMQLKKENAQLKRPPLFVATVVDILDSGEIYLRQQGNNQEYITNALDAICSDLKPGMKVAVNNALQIIRTVGNTFDSRVRVMELEESPDVTFKNVGGLKNEIEEVREAVEYPLTRPEVFQRIGVEPPKGILLYGPPGTGKTLIAKAVANQANATFIRMSGSELVHKFIGEGAQMVRDLFLLARERAPSIVFIDEIDAIGSMRTHDGTSGSAEVQRTLMQLLAEMDGFDNRGDVRIMAATNRVDMLDPALLRPGRFDRVLEVSPPDSDARLEIFRIHTDNMNIGTVDLKDLVNNTENATGAEIQAICREAGMFAVRRNASEITMDDFQAAISKVKNKSKSDDIMYT; from the coding sequence ATGGATGACACTCTCTTCGAAAGTCACGAAAATATTGATATATCTAAGCTTAATTTACAGGAGTTAAGCGAACAGCTGCGTGACCTGGAAGCAAAACTCAATATTCTCACCCGCGAGACTGCGAGGCTTGAGAAAGAGAATATGCAACTCAAAAAGGAGAACGCACAACTCAAGCGGCCTCCTTTATTTGTTGCAACAGTAGTAGACATCCTCGATTCCGGTGAGATATATCTCAGGCAGCAGGGGAATAACCAGGAATATATTACAAATGCCCTGGACGCAATCTGCAGCGATTTAAAACCCGGAATGAAGGTTGCTGTGAATAACGCACTCCAGATCATCAGGACCGTAGGAAATACTTTCGATTCAAGGGTCAGGGTCATGGAGCTCGAAGAATCCCCTGATGTGACATTCAAAAACGTGGGCGGACTCAAGAACGAGATCGAAGAGGTAAGGGAGGCTGTAGAATATCCGCTTACAAGGCCGGAAGTATTCCAGAGGATCGGTGTCGAACCGCCGAAGGGAATTCTCCTCTACGGACCGCCGGGAACGGGGAAGACTCTCATTGCAAAGGCAGTTGCAAATCAGGCAAATGCAACCTTCATCAGGATGTCGGGCAGTGAACTCGTTCACAAGTTCATAGGAGAAGGTGCCCAGATGGTAAGGGATCTATTCCTTCTGGCAAGGGAACGCGCCCCGTCCATCGTATTCATCGACGAGATCGACGCAATCGGTAGCATGAGGACTCATGACGGGACATCGGGAAGTGCCGAGGTCCAGCGTACACTCATGCAGCTCCTTGCCGAGATGGATGGGTTCGACAACCGCGGGGACGTAAGGATAATGGCGGCTACAAACCGTGTAGATATGCTTGATCCCGCATTGCTCCGGCCGGGACGATTCGACAGGGTTCTCGAAGTTTCTCCTCCCGACAGCGATGCAAGACTCGAGATATTCAGGATACACACGGATAATATGAATATAGGAACCGTCGACCTGAAAGATCTTGTGAATAATACCGAAAATGCCACAGGTGCAGAGATTCAGGCTATCTGCCGTGAGGCGGGAATGTTTGCAGTGCGCAGAAACGCCTCAGAAATTACGATGGACGACTTCCAGGCAGCGATATCCAAGGTTAAAAATAAATCCAAATCCGATGACATAATGTATACCTAA
- a CDS encoding multiprotein bridging factor aMBF1 yields the protein MSECEVCGCIIRGKPILVQIGGAKMWVCSNCAKLGTEIQRPGMDAIKKGSPGMVSAKPGFRSVSPQKKKSRDVFDMIDGEIDEDFSDIIRDARMSKGLSQKELAMQIKEKEGLIKKIEKGMIPEDSVRKKIEEALSIKLTESSDVGVKTGPKGGIEPTLGDVMKIKKGK from the coding sequence ATGTCTGAATGTGAGGTTTGCGGATGTATAATCCGCGGAAAGCCAATACTGGTTCAAATAGGGGGCGCAAAGATGTGGGTATGCAGCAATTGCGCCAAACTGGGAACAGAAATTCAGCGCCCAGGGATGGATGCAATAAAAAAAGGGTCGCCAGGAATGGTATCTGCAAAACCGGGATTCCGATCGGTTTCGCCGCAAAAAAAGAAATCCAGGGATGTTTTCGATATGATCGACGGCGAGATCGACGAGGATTTCAGTGATATCATACGTGATGCGAGGATGAGTAAGGGGCTCAGCCAGAAGGAACTAGCCATGCAGATCAAGGAGAAGGAAGGTCTGATAAAAAAGATCGAAAAAGGAATGATCCCCGAAGATTCGGTTCGTAAAAAGATCGAGGAGGCACTCTCCATAAAACTGACGGAATCGTCCGATGTCGGTGTCAAAACAGGCCCGAAGGGAGGAATCGAACCCACTCTCGGCGACGTTATGAAGATAAAAAAGGGAAAATAA
- a CDS encoding DUF5804 family protein, whose protein sequence is MIQKEGTDLYRTLLDSETSREILRFYRPRKTECGVIIQNSTLGGALSLISELNWYIRRYVAELFLEISPELYCTRDFATDVYQRSNKLKETWSFSKLISIKDGQIMDEIWMEPHSSKEDYPHILESSDYVLEVWCAEYEKEE, encoded by the coding sequence ATGATCCAAAAAGAAGGAACAGACCTCTACAGGACTCTTCTTGATTCGGAGACCAGCAGAGAGATCCTTCGTTTTTACCGCCCCAGGAAGACCGAATGCGGGGTAATTATCCAAAATTCCACACTCGGCGGCGCACTTTCGCTCATCTCCGAACTCAATTGGTACATCAGGAGATATGTTGCCGAACTGTTTCTTGAAATTTCCCCTGAACTTTACTGTACGAGAGATTTTGCAACCGATGTCTACCAGAGAAGCAATAAACTGAAAGAGACATGGAGCTTCTCCAAACTTATATCCATAAAGGACGGTCAGATCATGGACGAGATCTGGATGGAGCCCCATTCCTCAAAAGAGGATTATCCCCATATTCTGGAATCATCTGATTACGTCCTGGAAGTCTGGTGTGCTGAATACGAAAAAGAAGAGTAA
- a CDS encoding FKBP-type peptidyl-prolyl cis-trans isomerase, whose protein sequence is MSIKEGDFVKINYTGSVDGNIFDTTYEEVAKEDGSYIEEKTYKPITICVGGNHVIPGLDEDLVDKEIGQEYEITIAPEKAYGERDDNLVKSVNVKDFKEKPTVGMRVTSEGRQGFVTNVIGSRAVVDFNHMLAGKTLQYKYTIEEVVEDPVEKAESVLDLFTGREFEATLEDGKLTIILPPGITYDQRWMMGKGMCVHQIFEYVDGIEEIELKETFKKPKKDAEPEPVTESPEPAEE, encoded by the coding sequence ATGTCAATAAAAGAAGGCGATTTTGTAAAAATAAATTATACCGGCAGCGTTGACGGAAATATCTTCGATACGACCTATGAGGAGGTCGCAAAGGAAGACGGCAGCTATATCGAGGAGAAGACCTACAAGCCGATTACAATCTGTGTCGGAGGGAACCACGTAATCCCCGGTCTCGACGAAGACCTTGTCGACAAGGAGATCGGTCAGGAGTACGAGATCACAATCGCTCCCGAGAAGGCATACGGCGAAAGGGACGATAACCTTGTAAAATCGGTCAATGTAAAGGACTTCAAAGAGAAGCCCACCGTCGGAATGCGTGTGACTTCAGAGGGCCGCCAGGGATTCGTTACAAACGTAATCGGTTCACGGGCAGTAGTTGATTTCAACCACATGCTTGCCGGAAAGACACTCCAGTACAAGTATACAATCGAGGAAGTTGTCGAGGATCCTGTAGAAAAAGCCGAGTCTGTTCTTGATCTCTTCACAGGCCGTGAATTTGAGGCAACTCTCGAAGACGGAAAGCTCACGATCATCCTCCCGCCGGGAATCACCTACGACCAGAGATGGATGATGGGCAAGGGAATGTGTGTTCACCAGATCTTCGAATATGTCGACGGCATCGAAGAGATAGAACTCAAGGAAACATTCAAAAAACCTAAAAAGGATGCAGAACCGGAACCCGTAACCGAGTCCCCGGAACCTGCCGAAGAATAA
- a CDS encoding TetR/AcrR family transcriptional regulator: MEAAIELFSSQGFHATPTKQISDRAGVSAGTLFRYFRTKEDLIDALYFNIYQTISDVVEEAILSQISIEEQIKNAKRQALHWMFENPKKTLFFEHFTSSPNITKKAKEEALDGFTALDGLYKNAVSKGIIKEMEREVFLADFWYPNFMLINLYTIGRLQNDVGEIIEQSVSSMWSGIGRP; this comes from the coding sequence ATGGAAGCGGCAATCGAACTTTTTTCATCGCAGGGATTCCATGCCACCCCTACAAAACAGATTTCAGATCGTGCAGGAGTTTCCGCAGGAACTTTGTTCAGATATTTTAGGACAAAAGAGGATTTGATAGACGCATTATACTTTAATATCTATCAGACAATCTCCGATGTCGTAGAGGAGGCAATTCTTTCACAAATAAGCATAGAAGAACAGATAAAAAATGCAAAACGTCAGGCTCTTCACTGGATGTTTGAAAATCCAAAAAAAACCCTTTTTTTCGAACATTTTACGTCTTCACCGAACATAACCAAAAAGGCAAAAGAAGAGGCTCTGGACGGGTTCACTGCTCTCGACGGGTTATACAAAAACGCAGTATCAAAAGGAATCATAAAGGAAATGGAGAGAGAAGTATTTCTGGCGGATTTCTGGTACCCAAACTTCATGCTCATAAATTTATACACAATCGGCAGGTTACAGAATGATGTTGGAGAAATTATCGAACAGTCTGTTTCTTCTATGTGGAGCGGAATCGGGCGGCCATAA
- a CDS encoding metallophosphoesterase family protein: MMRILVLTDLHGQYGKLNSFLELDPDMVIISGDFTDPDGPFEPALGMLEQIDVPCFAVPGNCDSRETVNYLEESNAVSLHGSSLELGKITLVGVGGSNPTPFGTPFELSEEEIDAILTKAKTGTKNNVHNILVCHAPPEETLDSVGDANVGSSSIRKHMKGFDLVCCGHIHDDPGIKEVEGTVIVNPGPAFEGKCAIVTLGDEPKDIRVEILSV, encoded by the coding sequence ATGATGAGAATCCTTGTGCTGACCGATCTCCATGGTCAATATGGGAAATTAAATTCCTTTCTTGAACTTGACCCTGATATGGTGATAATTTCCGGGGACTTCACCGATCCCGACGGTCCATTCGAACCTGCGCTTGGAATGCTTGAACAGATCGATGTGCCGTGTTTTGCTGTTCCTGGGAACTGTGACAGCAGGGAGACTGTGAATTATCTTGAAGAGTCTAATGCGGTTTCGCTTCATGGCTCGTCGCTCGAGCTGGGCAAGATAACTCTTGTCGGTGTAGGGGGATCCAATCCGACTCCTTTCGGGACTCCATTTGAACTATCTGAAGAAGAGATTGATGCAATATTAACGAAGGCAAAGACAGGAACAAAGAATAACGTTCACAATATACTCGTCTGTCACGCCCCGCCTGAAGAAACTCTCGACAGTGTAGGGGATGCAAATGTCGGAAGTTCGAGCATCAGAAAGCACATGAAAGGATTCGATCTTGTCTGCTGCGGACATATCCATGACGATCCCGGAATAAAGGAGGTAGAAGGAACGGTAATTGTCAATCCCGGCCCTGCATTCGAAGGAAAGTGTGCGATTGTCACCCTTGGTGATGAGCCGAAGGATATAAGAGTCGAGATTCTTTCTGTTTGA
- a CDS encoding glycosyltransferase family 2 protein: MISIIIPVLNEEETIAKCLRSLLKQNCPRDSYEIIIVDGGSSDNTCEIAISYADQVIRQKSEGIGGARREGAMTANGEILAFTDADTIHPPFWLEIIAKDLISGGYDVCTGPVRFYNRTALSCIVQGWRKHYNLLQIFGFFWLIGSNFAVRKDIYFKAGGHREISILEDYDLSLRLADVRALCICDKKMEALTSARRMTGIFGYTRIYLTGFYHYYITKNNDALLSYPQPKKISFQQNAAYTNLKQVRQKISKVKEKKNLKNLRLNFRLN, encoded by the coding sequence GTGATTTCCATAATTATCCCTGTACTAAATGAAGAAGAGACCATCGCCAAATGCCTGAGATCTCTTCTAAAACAAAATTGTCCCAGAGATTCCTACGAGATAATCATTGTAGACGGTGGTTCTTCAGATAATACTTGTGAGATTGCTATCTCTTATGCGGATCAGGTGATCCGCCAGAAAAGCGAAGGTATTGGAGGAGCCCGCAGAGAAGGGGCAATGACGGCAAACGGAGAAATCCTGGCTTTCACGGATGCAGATACAATTCATCCTCCTTTCTGGCTGGAAATAATAGCGAAAGATCTCATATCAGGAGGATACGATGTCTGCACAGGACCTGTCAGGTTTTACAATAGGACGGCCCTTTCATGTATTGTCCAGGGATGGCGAAAACATTACAATTTACTACAGATATTTGGATTTTTCTGGCTAATAGGATCAAACTTTGCCGTAAGAAAGGATATTTACTTCAAAGCAGGCGGTCACAGGGAGATCTCAATTTTGGAGGACTACGATCTATCTCTGAGGCTTGCCGATGTAAGGGCCTTATGTATCTGTGACAAAAAGATGGAAGCACTGACCTCTGCACGCCGGATGACAGGGATTTTCGGATATACACGGATATATCTCACAGGATTTTACCATTATTATATCACAAAAAACAATGATGCACTCCTTTCCTATCCACAGCCTAAAAAAATATCATTTCAGCAAAACGCTGCATATACCAACCTGAAGCAGGTCAGGCAGAAGATTAGCAAAGTAAAAGAAAAAAAGAATCTTAAGAATTTACGGCTAAATTTCCGCCTGAATTAA